The Streptomyces cynarae genome contains a region encoding:
- a CDS encoding polysaccharide deacetylase family protein encodes MTTRNGRRRRPRSSRIEQWKSRPSFMTLAALLAVASVTVTFLAVSRPDSTAATATADVGKSIGRGFTPRPTTEPKWDGKTKIIGDGSTSYTGPQKDQLKPKPLKPGEKPPQFVVFSWDGALEGDDHLFSHYREMAEQYNAHMTFFLTGIYLLPKSKKDLYHPPQHPVGSAAIDYATDEHIRDTVEQLRLAYDQGNEIGTHFNGHFCGAKGGGDWSVEEWKSEIDQFYSFVQNWKTNTGSKNIAPLPFDFQREVIGGRAPCLEGQPNLLKAIKSYGWRYDASSPGDFQIWPTRKNGIWDFPLQMLPYEGGKYQGLSMDFNFLYNQSKGETKGDPAKYPQWEQQTVDSYMAGFNRVYYGSRAPLFIGNHFENWNGDIYMKAIDQVVKNVCTKDGVKCVSFKELTDWLDVQKPATLERLRTLDPGQSPDWSAVVQ; translated from the coding sequence ATGACCACGAGAAACGGCCGTCGCCGCCGCCCTCGCTCGTCCCGCATCGAGCAGTGGAAGAGCCGCCCGAGCTTCATGACGCTGGCGGCCCTCCTCGCCGTCGCATCGGTGACGGTGACCTTCCTGGCGGTGTCCCGGCCGGACAGCACCGCGGCGACCGCCACGGCGGACGTCGGCAAGAGCATCGGCAGAGGATTCACTCCCCGGCCCACCACGGAGCCCAAGTGGGACGGCAAGACGAAGATCATCGGTGACGGCTCCACCTCGTACACCGGACCGCAGAAAGACCAGTTGAAGCCCAAACCGCTCAAACCCGGGGAGAAACCACCCCAGTTCGTCGTCTTCTCCTGGGACGGCGCACTGGAGGGCGACGACCACCTCTTCTCCCACTACCGGGAGATGGCCGAGCAGTACAACGCCCACATGACCTTCTTCCTCACGGGCATCTACCTGCTGCCCAAGAGCAAGAAGGACCTCTACCACCCGCCGCAGCACCCGGTGGGCTCCGCGGCGATCGACTACGCCACCGACGAGCACATCCGCGACACCGTGGAGCAACTGCGCCTGGCGTACGACCAGGGCAACGAGATCGGCACCCACTTCAACGGCCACTTCTGCGGCGCCAAGGGCGGCGGCGACTGGAGCGTGGAGGAGTGGAAGAGCGAGATCGACCAGTTCTACTCCTTCGTGCAGAACTGGAAGACCAACACCGGCTCCAAGAACATCGCTCCGCTGCCCTTCGACTTCCAGAGGGAGGTCATCGGCGGCCGCGCACCCTGCCTGGAGGGCCAGCCGAACCTGCTGAAGGCCATCAAGAGCTACGGCTGGCGCTACGACGCCAGCTCCCCGGGCGACTTCCAGATATGGCCGACGAGGAAGAACGGCATCTGGGACTTCCCGCTGCAGATGCTCCCCTACGAGGGCGGCAAATACCAGGGCCTGTCGATGGACTTCAACTTCCTCTACAACCAGTCCAAGGGCGAGACCAAAGGCGACCCCGCGAAGTACCCCCAGTGGGAGCAGCAGACCGTCGACTCCTACATGGCCGGCTTCAACCGCGTCTACTACGGCAGCCGGGCGCCCCTGTTCATCGGAAACCACTTCGAGAACTGGAACGGCGACATCTACATGAAGGCCATCGACCAGGTCGTCAAGAACGTCTGCACGAAGGACGGCGTCAAGTGCGTGTCGTTCAAGGAGCTGACCGACTGGCTGGACGTGCAGAAGCCCGCCACCCTCGAGCGGCTCCGCACCCTTGACCCGGGGCAGTCGCCGGACTGGTCGGCCGTCGTGCAGTGA
- a CDS encoding amidase domain-containing protein: MSRKRRRATIVTAAAASVVAGAALLPNWGANAASVAEPTVDPGTRATFQRLADAVFTDRTDALVDKSDSGRGKPLAARFSGDVRLSSTLSHQEDTALSTLRGRKSRLAALGEKYSKSDTTVSLDRTRVKGRHATVDVTETTTLTYEKADNGPKTTGFQAHHQLTFQADRQGTWQLTGIRDTDAGMAVNTLSKPSVKAPATADDGGMPNAPRAATTRNPVAVPKTGTAYNYKAMAAYAEKYWKVYNKDYPDYNGHGAGGDCTNFVSQSLKAGGWKHVPGYVYDYTKWFGNADIQSDSFVGVNEWSWFAQNSKRTKPLANVYQLEVGDVLQMDFDRDGSKDHTMIVTYKSGGVPYVTYHSNNTLRRSVASLIASYPNAYYYAYRT, encoded by the coding sequence TTGAGCCGTAAGCGGCGCCGCGCGACCATAGTCACCGCGGCCGCCGCATCGGTCGTCGCCGGCGCCGCACTGCTGCCCAACTGGGGCGCGAACGCGGCGAGCGTCGCGGAACCCACGGTGGACCCGGGGACCAGGGCCACCTTCCAGCGGCTGGCGGACGCGGTCTTCACCGACCGTACGGACGCCCTGGTCGACAAGAGCGACAGCGGACGGGGCAAGCCCCTGGCGGCCCGCTTCTCCGGCGACGTACGCCTGTCGTCCACGCTGTCGCACCAGGAGGACACCGCCCTGTCCACGCTGCGCGGCCGCAAGTCCCGCCTCGCCGCGCTCGGCGAGAAGTACAGCAAGTCCGACACCACGGTCTCGCTGGACCGGACACGGGTGAAGGGCCGGCACGCCACGGTCGACGTCACCGAGACCACCACCCTGACGTACGAGAAGGCCGACAACGGGCCGAAGACCACCGGCTTCCAGGCCCACCACCAGCTGACGTTCCAGGCCGACCGGCAGGGCACCTGGCAGCTGACCGGCATCCGCGACACCGACGCGGGCATGGCGGTGAACACGCTGTCCAAGCCGTCCGTCAAGGCGCCCGCCACCGCGGACGACGGCGGCATGCCGAACGCCCCGCGCGCGGCCACGACCCGCAACCCGGTCGCCGTCCCGAAGACCGGCACCGCCTACAACTACAAGGCCATGGCGGCCTACGCCGAGAAGTACTGGAAGGTCTACAACAAGGACTACCCGGACTACAACGGGCACGGCGCGGGCGGCGACTGCACCAACTTCGTCAGCCAGTCCCTGAAGGCGGGCGGCTGGAAGCACGTTCCCGGCTACGTGTACGACTACACGAAGTGGTTCGGCAACGCCGACATCCAGTCGGACTCGTTCGTCGGCGTCAACGAGTGGTCCTGGTTCGCCCAGAACTCCAAGCGGACCAAGCCGCTCGCCAACGTCTACCAGCTCGAAGTCGGCGACGTGCTCCAGATGGACTTCGACCGGGACGGGTCCAAGGACCACACGATGATCGTCACCTACAAGAGCGGCGGCGTCCCGTACGTGACGTACCACTCCAACAACACCCTCCGCAGGTCGGTGGCGAGCCTCATCGCCTCCTACCCGAACGCGTACTACTACGCCTACCGCACCTGA
- a CDS encoding MarR family winged helix-turn-helix transcriptional regulator: protein MDHNPEGVSESAARAARDLRVVVSRLRRRIREVAGDDDLTPSQVSALTLVGKGGAATASTLASAEGVRPQSMAATLAVLEQHGLIRRSPDPDDGRRQLVTLTEAGRERVEGDRQARQEWLARALQDRYSEGERQTVLAALSLLERLTQP, encoded by the coding sequence ATGGACCACAACCCGGAAGGCGTCTCCGAGTCCGCCGCCCGTGCGGCGCGTGACCTGCGGGTGGTCGTCAGCCGACTGCGGCGACGTATACGTGAGGTGGCCGGGGACGACGACCTCACACCCTCCCAGGTGTCCGCGCTCACCCTGGTCGGTAAGGGCGGTGCCGCCACCGCGAGCACCCTGGCGTCCGCCGAGGGTGTGAGGCCGCAGTCGATGGCCGCCACCCTCGCCGTCCTCGAACAGCACGGCCTGATCCGGCGCAGCCCCGACCCCGACGACGGCCGCCGCCAGTTGGTCACCCTCACCGAGGCCGGCCGGGAGCGCGTCGAGGGCGACCGACAGGCCCGGCAGGAGTGGCTCGCCCGCGCCCTGCAGGACCGCTACAGCGAGGGGGAGCGGCAGACCGTCCTCGCCGCGCTCTCCCTGCTGGAACGGCTGACCCAGCCGTGA
- a CDS encoding DUF4396 domain-containing protein produces MDHSAHEHVHEHHDHHAPGTSWRTAAQATLHCLTGCAIGEVLGMVIGTAAGLHNAATVVISIALAFVFGYALTMRGVLRAGLPLRQALKVALAADTVSIAVMELIDNTVMVGVPGAMDAGLGQILFWASLGLSLALAFVLTTPVNRWMIGRGKGHAVVHAYH; encoded by the coding sequence ATGGACCACAGCGCACATGAGCACGTGCACGAGCATCACGATCACCATGCACCCGGCACCTCCTGGCGCACGGCCGCACAAGCCACGCTGCACTGCCTGACCGGCTGCGCCATCGGCGAAGTCCTCGGCATGGTCATCGGCACCGCCGCCGGCCTGCACAACGCGGCCACCGTCGTCATCTCGATAGCGCTGGCCTTCGTCTTCGGCTACGCACTCACCATGCGCGGCGTGCTGCGCGCCGGGCTGCCGCTCCGGCAGGCGCTCAAGGTCGCGCTGGCCGCGGACACCGTGTCCATCGCCGTGATGGAACTGATCGACAACACCGTCATGGTGGGCGTGCCCGGGGCCATGGACGCCGGTCTCGGACAGATCCTCTTCTGGGCTTCGCTCGGCCTTTCCCTGGCCCTGGCCTTCGTACTGACCACCCCGGTCAACCGGTGGATGATCGGCCGCGGCAAGGGCCACGCCGTCGTCCACGCCTACCACTGA
- a CDS encoding DUF4097 domain-containing protein: MARTTVLARRTRVVAVAGIAAVLIGTVAACGNEARDDPHPDHAAFALHGRTLTVDSDDSALEIVPADVDKVQVTRWFRGTVVVGGDPRVTWAMKGDRLVLRLKCSGIVADCSARHRIEVPRGVAVTVEDGDGSVRAEGFAAALDIRTRDGSVRVSDSTGPLALASDDGSVRATGVRSRRVRATTNDGSVSLEFRDVPDRVESSSHDGSVAIALPHSTYRVSTRSADGSVHVSVPTESKSSHLIDARTRDGSVSVRAAG; encoded by the coding sequence ATGGCTCGTACGACGGTGCTCGCGCGGCGCACCCGGGTGGTCGCCGTGGCGGGGATCGCCGCCGTGCTCATCGGCACAGTCGCCGCCTGCGGGAACGAGGCCCGCGACGACCCGCACCCGGACCACGCGGCCTTCGCGCTGCACGGCCGTACGCTCACCGTGGACTCCGACGACTCGGCGTTGGAGATCGTCCCGGCCGATGTGGACAAGGTGCAGGTCACCCGTTGGTTCCGCGGGACGGTCGTGGTGGGTGGGGATCCGCGTGTGACCTGGGCCATGAAGGGCGACCGGCTCGTGCTGCGGCTGAAGTGCTCGGGGATCGTCGCGGACTGTTCCGCGCGGCATCGGATCGAGGTGCCGCGCGGGGTCGCCGTCACGGTGGAGGACGGTGACGGGAGCGTGCGGGCGGAGGGCTTCGCCGCGGCGCTGGACATCCGGACGCGGGACGGGTCGGTGCGGGTGAGCGATTCCACGGGACCGCTGGCGCTCGCCAGCGACGACGGATCGGTGCGCGCGACAGGTGTACGGTCGCGGCGTGTGCGGGCGACCACGAACGACGGGTCGGTGAGCCTGGAGTTCCGTGACGTGCCCGACCGGGTGGAGTCGAGCAGCCACGACGGGTCGGTCGCCATCGCGCTGCCGCACAGCACGTACCGCGTGTCGACGCGCTCCGCCGACGGCTCCGTCCATGTGTCCGTCCCGACGGAGTCGAAGAGTTCCCACCTGATCGACGCCCGGACCCGTGACGGGTCGGTCAGCGTACGGGCGGCGGGCTGA
- a CDS encoding coiled-coil domain-containing protein — translation MTATPRQESDRVARSVPGVLLLPLLVALVLPAAFASGGTRRWFGGRGEAQRAEAQGAKDAAAEAFYELDTAQRDVRISVETITAVDDSPAARRALTDFEALGRRIDEVSHRYIQAVDAHDLDRVDLEASAASRARADLTAAKDELVRVKQELDRFAQGLGPLLGKAETQLARLAPAVERARQALLAASNALDGVRGSGLKADDLAARLAALGPELTRLNQGAGQHGVQQTLERAERVTREAAAVRAEAERLPEKAAEIDRRLVSLRTRAEALTTRAGQVEPVLSELRRRFAAACWQDLQHVPEQAVENVRRAELELRQAQGARDAQRWADATTLLSTVRALLNTTDEAVSAAGERLRRLNAVQKDPEQEIERTRFAIRDAQRLAMAGRTTPDPRHARPLDDSVARLERAIATLEGRHPDYWHFLTETEAVRQAVAQVVARIREERGTGH, via the coding sequence GTGACGGCGACACCACGGCAGGAGTCCGACCGCGTCGCTCGGTCCGTCCCCGGAGTCCTCCTCCTCCCTCTTCTCGTCGCCCTCGTCCTCCCCGCCGCCTTCGCCTCGGGCGGTACCCGGCGGTGGTTCGGGGGGCGGGGCGAGGCTCAGCGGGCCGAGGCGCAGGGGGCCAAGGACGCGGCCGCCGAAGCGTTCTACGAGCTGGACACCGCTCAGCGGGATGTTCGGATCTCCGTCGAGACGATCACCGCCGTGGACGACTCCCCGGCCGCCCGCCGTGCCCTCACCGACTTCGAGGCGCTCGGGCGGCGGATCGACGAGGTCAGTCACCGGTACATCCAGGCCGTGGACGCGCATGATCTCGACCGGGTGGATCTGGAGGCCTCCGCCGCTTCCCGGGCCCGGGCGGATCTCACCGCCGCCAAGGACGAGCTGGTCCGGGTCAAGCAGGAGCTGGATCGATTCGCCCAGGGTCTGGGGCCGCTGCTCGGCAAGGCCGAGACCCAACTGGCCCGTCTCGCCCCGGCCGTGGAGCGCGCCCGGCAGGCGCTGCTCGCCGCCAGCAACGCCCTGGACGGGGTACGGGGTTCCGGGCTGAAGGCCGACGACCTGGCCGCCCGGCTGGCCGCTCTCGGCCCGGAGCTGACCAGGCTGAACCAGGGCGCGGGGCAGCACGGGGTGCAGCAGACGCTGGAGCGTGCCGAGCGGGTCACGCGGGAGGCGGCGGCGGTTCGGGCCGAGGCCGAGCGGCTGCCGGAGAAGGCGGCCGAGATCGACCGTCGGTTGGTGTCGCTGCGCACCCGGGCAGAGGCGCTGACCACGCGGGCCGGGCAGGTCGAGCCCGTGCTGAGCGAGCTGCGGCGCAGGTTCGCGGCGGCCTGCTGGCAGGATCTCCAGCACGTGCCGGAGCAGGCCGTCGAGAACGTACGGCGGGCGGAGCTCGAATTGCGGCAGGCGCAGGGCGCGCGTGACGCACAGCGCTGGGCGGACGCCACCACGCTGCTGTCGACCGTACGGGCGCTGCTGAACACCACCGACGAGGCCGTGTCGGCCGCCGGGGAGCGCCTGCGGCGGCTCAACGCCGTGCAGAAGGATCCGGAGCAGGAGATCGAGCGCACCCGGTTCGCGATCCGGGACGCGCAGCGGCTGGCGATGGCGGGCCGTACGACGCCCGATCCGCGGCACGCCCGCCCGCTCGACGACTCGGTGGCGCGGTTGGAGCGCGCGATCGCCACCTTGGAGGGCCGCCACCCGGACTACTGGCACTTCCTGACGGAGACCGAGGCGGTGCGGCAGGCGGTCGCCCAGGTCGTGGCGCGGATCCGGGAGGAGCGGGGAACCGGCCACTGA